A region of the Caballeronia sp. TF1N1 genome:
GCGCGTTCAGGCGTTCGACGTGGTGTTGCTCGACATCGCGATGCCCGACAAGAACGGCGTCGATACCTTGCGTGTCATCAAGCAGATTCGTCCGGAGCAGGGCGTGCTGATGCTGTCGGGCTATCCCGAGAGTCAGTACGCGATCAACTTGTTGAAGGCGGGCGCGAACGGTTATCTGAACAAGGACGCGGCGCCGGAAGAAATCGTCCGGGCGATTCGCACGGTGGCGCGCGGGCATCGGTATCTGTCGGAATTCATCGCCGACGCGCTCGCCGACAAGCTCGACAAGCCTGCCGCCGAACGCCCGCACGAGGCGTTGTCCGAGCGCGAGTTTCAGGTCTTCTGCAAGCTCGCGGCGGGGCGTATTCCGACTGAGATCGCGGAAGAACTGCATCTGTCGGTGAAGACGGTGAGCACGTACCGCGCGCGCGTGCTCGAAAAAATGAGACTGGCGAACAACGCGGATCTCACGTACTACGCAATCAAGAACGGCCTGATCGAATAGCGCGACGCGCAGTCGGACGGCAAGCTGAACCGGAGGGCGCCCGACGTGGGCAAGCACATCATCACCGACGACCGTGCGCAGCAACGCGAAGCGCGCGACACGCCGCTCGCGGTGCTGCTTATCGAGGATTCGCCGCTGATCCGGCGCAGCCTGACTGAAGCCATCGACGCGCTCGGTCCGTGGCGCGTGACCGCGTTCGCCGAGGCTCCGGACGAAGCCATCGCGCTCTTGTCGTCGCAGCGGTTCCATGCGGTGATCATCGACTTGCAACTCAGGCACGGCTCGGGCATCGAGGTACTGGCGTGGTTGCAGGAGAGCGGCAAGGCGTCGATACACGACGAGGCCTTTGTCGCGGTGCTCACCAATCACGCGTTGCCGACGTATCGCGAGCGCTGCCAGCAATATGGCGTGCGCCATTTCTTCGATAAATCGCTGGAGTTCGATCGGGTGCTGGATGCGCTTTGCCGGCACGCGCGGGAAAGACAAGGTGAGCGCGGTTAGCGATCCCCGCCGCCGGAACCCGCCAACGAATCCGCCGCTTCCCGCCCGCGCCAGTGACTGAACGCCGCCAGCGCCGTCGCAGCCAGCCCGACGACGCAAACGCCCGTCCATCCCATTGCGTGCCAGGCAAGCGAAGCCAGCGCCGATCCCAACGCCCCGCCAATAAAGTAAGCCACCATATAAACCGTATTCACGCGGCTGCGCGCCTCCGGCTTCAATGCGTAGATGCGCGACTGGTTGGATATCTGCGCGGCCTGCACGCCGATATCGAGCACGATCACGCCGATGACCAGCCCCGCGATGCTGCGCGCCGAGAATGCGAACACCACGAACGACAGCGCAACGAGCCCGATGGACAGCGTGATCACCGCGCGCGGCCCACGCCGGTCCGCCGACTTGCCCGCAAGCGGCGCCGCGAGCGCGCCCGCCGCGCCGACGATACCGAATAGTCCCGCGGCCTGCGGTCCCATGTGAAACGGCTCGCCGGCGAGCAGGAGTGTGAGCAGCGACCAGAACGCGCTGAATGCTGCAAAGAGCGCGCCGCCCGTGAGCGATGCTTCGCGAAGCCCGGGATTCTCGACAGCGAGATGCCACATCGACACGAGCAGCTTGCCGTAGGGCAGAGTAGACGTCGGACGGCTCTTTGGCAGCCGCGCAACGACGACGACCGCCAGCACGATCGTCGCGATCACTGAAGCGCCGAACACCGCGCGCCAGCCGAAGTATTCGGCAACGAAACCCGATACCGTCCGCGCGAGCAGGATGCCGAGCAATAGACCGCTCATCACCGTGCCGACGGCATGACCGCGCTCGGCGGCTGGCGCGAGTTCGGCGGCGAACGGCACGGCTTGTTGCGCGATGGTCGCGACGACGCCAATTGCAAGACTCGCGGCGATCAGCACGGCGAGCGTCGGCGCGACGCACGCCACCACGAGCGCCACGCCGAGCGCGGCCAGTTGGAGCAGGATCAGAAGCCGCCGGTCGAAGCGATCGCCGAGCGGCGCCAGCACGAGCATGCCGAGCGCGTAGCCGAGTTGCGTCGCGGCGGGCACCGCGCCGATCAGATACGCGCTGCCGGGAAACGAGCCACGGAAATCGCCCAGCAGCGGCTGATTGAAGTAGATGTTGGCGACCGATACGCCCGCGATGGTCGCAAGCAGCCAGAGCGTGGCGCGCGAATAGTGCTGATGATGACTCGAGGAATCGGACGAAGCGGTCATGGTTGCCTTGAGTTGAGCGCGAGAACGGCGGCGAGCCGCCGTAGAGATGCGCGCTTCCGGTCGCCCGCCTTACTGCGCGGCATCGTCCGTGGGCTGCGGCTTCTTCACGAGCCTGGCGGGCGCGAGCCATTGAAAGCCGGTCAGCGTGTTCTCGGCGAACGTGCATTCGGCGGCGGCGGGCGTCTGGACGATTTTTGTGGCGGGCGGCTTGGGCTGCGTCGGGAATTCGCCGCGCACGACGACACGCGAACCGTGGTAGCTCGCGCCCGATCCGGTGAGCTTCAGTGGCGCGCTTGCGGCGTCGGGATACTCGGCGCGCACGCGGTCCTTGCACGTTTCGACGTTGCGGTAGTACGAAGTGCAGCCGGACAAAAGCACGAGCGGAAGGCAGACCAGCAAGAAGAGGCGGGAACGGGTAATCATTGGTGAACAGGGTGAATGCTCGGCCGCGCGAGGGCGCATCGGAGCGAAATCAGGGGATGGCGAGCTTTATAACATGCGGGCGCGGCTTGCGTGACCGCATCGGCGTCGTGCTCGTTGGCGTGCTTGCCTGTCGTGCATGCGGCGCGCGGCGGTAGCACAATCGGCGGATAGCGTTTCGTTTTGTGGAGGCCATCGTCATGCGCAAAGATATCGAAGCCGGCGAATATCTGCTGGCGCTCAACGCGGAAGAAAGCGAAAACGAGTCCGGCGCGGGCTATGCGGTTCGTGTGCGGGTGGCGCGCATCGACGGAAAAGCGGTGCACGGCTCGCGGCTGGTCGATGATTCCGGCGAGATGATCGGCCCGCACGGTCCGTTCGAGACGATCGCGGGAGCCCTCGCGCATGGCGAGGCGTGGGGGCGCCACTACATCGCGCGCGTATTGGCGCACGGGTTGTAACGGCGGGTGGCGGCGCAGGGAGGGATGTCATCCCCGCGAGGCGAGGGTGCGCGCGCGAATTGTCGGCCGCTAGACTTGGCCTTACCGCTCGGTCCTGCGCCGATCGGCTCAAGCCAGTTTGCGGAGATTGCTATGACGCCCGTTGCGCTTTACGTCACGCCGAACTATATCGCCTCGGTTCGCCGGGGAAGAGGACGTGAATGTTTTGGAGGCACCGTGAGGTTTATCGGTGTGGATGCGTTGCCGTTCGATATCGAGCATCTCTGCCTGCTCGACCGCGAAACGCCGATCGAAGCCTTGTTCGATGCAGTGAGGGATGCAGAACGCTTGTTGAATGCGGTGTGATCCGCGATATCGATGCAGCAGGCAGGCGAAGGAAAGCGCAACGGGATAGATCCCGCAGCGGGGCGCGGTCTCGGCACGCAGCGCTGTCACCCGCGTGGTGGTTTCAATTGTGTTCGTGGTCGTTCAAGTCTGAACGGAAACAGCGCGCGCCGCGATAAAAGACGACTGGCTTTATGCTGTCGATTCAGCGTGAAACCATGGGCGAGTGGTACCGGGGACCGGACTTGAACCGGCAAGCCGTTAGGCGGCGGATTTTAAGTCCGCTATGTTTACCAATTTCATCACCCCGGCAGAGGGCGGACGCGAATTCTACCACTGCCATGCAGCGCGCCAAAACGGCGCGACGACAGCAAGTGAATGGCCCGCGCTCCGAGCGCATATCGACGAGAAAACATGACCCTCATCGGCCTCATCTCCGACACGCACAATCTCGTTCGCCCCGAAGCGCTCGAGGCCCTGCGCGGCTCTGCACACATCATCCACGCCGGCGACATCTGCAAGCGCGAAGTGCTCGATACGCTGGCGCAACTGGCTGCGCTGACCGTCGTGCGCGGCAATAACGATATCGGCGACGATGTCGCGATGTTGCCCGAGCACGCGCGCATCGACTTGGCGGGCGCGACAATCCATGTCGTGCACGATATCGCCGATGTGCCGAAAGCACTCGATGGCGTCCATGTCGTCGTGACCGGGCATTCGCACAAGCCGCTCGTCGAGAAGCGCAATGGCGTGCTGTTCGTGAATCCGGGTAGCGCGGGGCCGCGCAGGTTCAAGTTGCCGATCACGGTCGGTCTGCTCGAAATCGGCGAGACGAGTGACTCTGAGGACACGGACATAAAGGCGCGCATCGTTACGCTCATCGAATAAAAAAAGCCGGCGCTTCTGCAAGCGCCGGCTTTTGTTCTAACGACTCAACCTCGATGCTCAAGCCCGAACGGTATTCTCGGGAAACGAGCCATCCATCTCTGCTGCCTCGCGATGACCGCGCAGAATCGCATGCGCTTCCGAATGCGATGCCACCGCGGGCGGCGAGCCCTTCAGCGGCTTTTTGGCCGTCTCGCGCAGCGCGAGCACCGAAACGATGCCGATGATCGACGCGCCCATCAAATAGTACGCGGGCATCATCAGATTGCCGGTCTTGTCGACGAGCCACGCCGTCACGAGCGGCGTCGTGCCGCCGAACAGCGACACCGACACGTTGAAGCCGATGGCGAGCGCGCCATAACGAATCTTCGTCGGGAACAGCGCCGGCAGCGACGACGGCATCACGCCCGTGAAACACGACAGAAGCGCACCGAGAATCATCATGCCCGCGAAGATCGAAGGCACGGTGCCGAGGCGGATCAGCGAGAGCGCCGGGATCGACAGCAGCAACAAGCCGACGCAACCCGCGAGCATCACCGGTTTGCGGCCGATCGTATCCGACAGACGGCCCGCGAACAGCGTGAGCGGCATCATCAGCACCATCACAACGAGCACGATGAAAAGGCCATGCGTCTCGTTGAACTTGAGTGTCGCCGAGAGATAGCTCGGCAGATACGACAGCGCCATGTAGTCGGTCACGTTGAAAATGAGCACGAGGCCCACGCACTGCAAGAGCGGCTTCCATTGCTGCACGAGCGTTTCGCGAAACTGCTGCTTGGTCGTTTCGTGCGACACGGCTTCGGCCTTTTCCGCCTCGCGCTGGAACGCGGGCGTCTCTTCGAGCTTCATCCGGATATACAAGCCGATCAGCCCGAGCGGACCCGCGATCATGAACGGAATGCGCCAGCCCCAGCTGAGGAGCGCCTGTTCGGACAACGCGGCAGTCAACACCGCGACCACGCCTGCGCCGAGCACATAGCCCACGAGCGTGCCGAGTTCCAGGAAGCTCGACATGAAGCCGCGCTTCTTGTCCGGCGAGAATTCGGCGATGAACGTCGCCGCGCCGCCGTATTCCCCGCCCGTCGAAAAGCCTTGCAACAAACGCGCGGCGAGCAGCAGCACCGGCGCCATCACGCCGATGGTCGCGTAGCTCGGAATGAGACCGATACAGAAGGTGCCGACGGCCATCATGATCATGGTCATCGCGAGCACGCGCTTGCGGCCGATGCGGTCGCCGAGCGGACCGAACACCATGCCGCCGATCGGGCGCACGAGAAACGCGGCCGCGAACGTGCCGAAGGTGGCCAGCAACTGCGCGGCCGGACTGCTCGACGGAAAGAAGACCTTGCCGAGCGTCACGGCAATGTAGCTGTACACGCCGAAGTCGAACCATTCCATCGCGTTACCGATAGCCATGGCGCCGACCGCGCGCTTGAGAAGCGATTGATCGACGATGGTGATGTCGTCGAGCGTCATATCGGACGCCTGGTTCGATGCGCCTCGTTTGCGCCAGAGGCCGTCATGTGAAGCATTCATAGTGCGAGAGACTCCGTGTTCAACCCCGCGCGCGATGCCAGCGCCGGGTGCGCCGCTCCGAGGGCGGCGACTACTGCCGATATCGGCCGGAATAGTGCAGTTTCGCGACGGCGCCGCATGCGTGCTTTCAGCCAATGGCCGAAATCGACGGCTCCGCGCAGCCCTGAATGAAGTCAGCGCTGAAACGTGCGTAGCAAATGCGGTGCCGGTGCCTCGCGGAAGAAGTCGCGAAATTGCACTCGGGTAAGAGCAAACGAATTTGACGTGCGGACGGCGAACTCAGTGAGTTGCCGCGGGTGGGCCGCGACGTCGGCGAAAACCAAGGCTTGAAACGAAAAAGGCCGGCGCGATGTTTTGATATCGCTCGAAAACCGACAAGCCTCTTTGTATGAAACTGTCACTGCCGCGTTCGGATTCAGGTTTTAAGCTCGAACTGACCGCGCGAATGATGGTGAATTGCTGTTGATAACGAGCAAGATGATAACACGATGACAGACGAAGCGCAAACCAGCCTGTCCGGGCGCTCGCTTGAAAACGCGCAATCCCTTGCTGGGCTTAGGATTACGCTTAGTCGAATTTGTCCTTATGCGCTTGTTGAAAAGGACGAGCGCGCAACAAAAAACCGGCCACTCGGACCGGTTTCTTCGAGAGCCAATTAAGCTTAAGTTCAGCTTTGCGGCGGCACATATCCCGTCGCGGTGTCGGCGCCTTCGCCGAAGAAGTACTTCTCCGTTTGCTTGAGCAAGTACTGGCGCGCGCGCGGGTCGGCCATATTGAGCCGGTTTTCGTTGATCAGCATGGTTTGCTGCTTGAGCCAGCCCTGCCACGCTTCCTTCGACACCGTTTCATAGATGCGCTTGCCGAGTTCGCCCGGCAGCGGCGGAAAGTCGAGTCCTTCGGCTTCCTTGCCGAGCTTTGCACATTGGATCATTCGGGCCATCGTCTGTTTCTCCTATTGAGTAGCGGAGCGCGTGCGTTCGTGCGCACGGCGCGTGCAATGTCGGATCAAAGCTGTTTCATCAGGACGAGCGATTTGCGCTGCCAGTTGTAGAGTCGCCGGCGGTCTTCCGGCAGGTCGTCCACCGTGACCTTCACGAAACCGCGCTTGAGGAACCAGTGTTCGGTGCGCGTCGTCAGCACGAAAATGCGCGTGAGACCGCGAGCGCGCGCGCGTTGCTCGATGCGCTTGAGCAGGCGCTCGCCATCGCCGGAACCTTGCGCCTCGGGCGCGACGGTCAGACACGCCATCTCGCCGATGCGCTCCTGCGTGTACGGATAAAGCGCCGCGCAGCCGAAGAGCACGCCATCGTGCTCGATGACCGAGAAGTGGTCGATGTCGCGTTCGATCTGATGCCGTCCGCGCCGCACGAGCGTGCCGTCGGATTCGAGCGGCTCGATCAGCGTGAGAATGCCGCCGACGTCGTCCGGCGTCGCTTCGCGCAGACTTTCGAGATTCTCGTAGGAGATCATCGTGCCGACGCCGTCGTGCAGGAAGAGTTCGAGCAGCACGCTGCCGTCGAGCTTGTACGGAATGATGTGCGCGCGCGCCACGCCGCCGCGGCAGGCGCGAATGGCGTGCTTGAGATAAAACGCGGTATCGCCCTGAAGCTCGCCGCTTTCGTGAAGCCGGTAAGCGTCGTCGAGCGACATTTCCCGCACGAGTTCGTTTTCCTGATCTTCGAGGCCGGGAATCTCGGTCACGAAGATGATCTTGTCGGCGCGCAAGGCGATGGCCGCGGCGGACGCGACGTCTTCCATCGACAGATTGAACGCTTCGCCAGTTGGCGAAAAACCGAGCGACGACAAGAGCACGAGCTTGTTGCTCGCAAGCGACTGGCGGATGGAATCGCCGTCGATCTTGCGCACGACGCCCGTGTGCTGGAAGTCGACGCCATCCAGAATGCCGACCGGCCGCGCCGTCACGAAGTTGCCCGACACCACGCTGATGTGAGCGTGAGCCATCGGCGTGTTCGGCAAGCCCTGGCTGATGGCGGCTTCGATATCGAGGCGCACTTCGCCAGCGGCTTCCTTCGCGGATTCGAGCGCGCGCGCGTCGGTAATGCGCAGCCCGTGCGAGAACGACGATTCGACGCCGTGCAGACTCAGTTGCTCGTCGAGTTGCGGACGCGAGCCGTGCACCAATACGACGTGGATGCCCATGGCGTGCAACAGTCCGACGTCCTGGACGAGCGCATTCAGGCGGCCTTCCTGCACCAGTTCCCCGCCAAACGCGACCACGAAGGTTTTGTTTCGGAACGCGTGAATATAGGGCGCAACGGAACGCATCCAGTCGACGAACTGGGCGTGGGGATTCGGCGCTTCGGCTTCGACTGCGGCCGGCTGCGACGGGATGGCGAGGTCGGTAGGGGAATTCATGCCGGGATTATAATGCGATGCTATGCCGAATGTTTCCAGACGCCCCACCCAAGGCGGCAAGCCGCCATCCGCCGACAAGTCGCTCGATACCCAGGAGCAGTTGAAGAAACTGCGCGAAAGCTTGCTGCGCGACGCGCAGACAGGCGAGGACGAGGCTGCCGGTCTCAGCAAGAAGGAACTCGCCGCGCGGCGATTTGCGGGCGGCGGTGCGGTTGAGGGCGCGGTTGGGACTTCGGGTCCGCAGGGGCAGAGTGCGAAGTCGCCGACGCCGGTGGCTTCGCAGCCTCGGCGCGGCGCGCAGCAAGCGGCCGGAGGGGCTGCCGCCAAGTCGCAGAAGCCGAAGCCGCAGTCTCCGGTCACGCAGGAGTCGCGAGGAGTCGCACCGCAAAGTCGCGTGGAGCGCAAAGCGCCGCAGGAACCGTCGACGCGAAAGCTGGATGCACCGGCTGATCGGAACACGTCGCTCGCGCGCCCGGCAAGCGCACGCGATATCGCCAAACCTTCCTCTTCGCGCGATGCAAGTAGTTCGCACGATGCTCGCGGCGAACAGCGCAGCACGCAGGCGCGCCAAACGACTTCTGCGTCAACCGCGCGGCCGGTCGAGGCACAAGGCACCCGACCTTCAAAAAACGATTCTCGCGCGGAGACTACGCGTGCCGAACACAGCGCGCGCGACGAACGGCACAAGGCCGAGGCGCGGCAAGTCGATCGAAGCGCACGACCGGACGACCGATCCCATCGAGAGCAGGCCGCAGCGCAAACGCACTCGAGTGCGCGCAACGCGCAAGCCGGGCAGGTTCGCCACGGAAGCGACGAGCGTTCACCACGTGAGGCGCGCGCGGCGCGAGCCAGCGAACCACGCGCCAAGCAACAAGGCGAAGTCTCCGCAGTTCAGCACGCGAGGCAACACAACGAACGCCCACCGCGCCGCGAGGCGCGCGCCGTCACCCCCAACCCCATCCCGCCGATCACCTTTCCCGAGGCGCTTCCCGTCTCCGCCCGTCGCGAGGAGATCGCGCGCGCGATCGAAGGGAATCAGGTCGTGATCGTGAGCGGCGAAACCGGCTCCGGCAAAACCACGCAGCTCCCCAAGATCTGCCTCGCGCTCGGACGCGGTCTCGGCGCGGGCGGCAGCGGTCTCATCGGTCATACGCAGCCGCGCCGGATCGCGGCATCGGCGACGGGGCGACGTATCGCCGAGGAACTCGCAACGCCTTTCGGCGAAGTGGTCGGCTACAAGGTGCGCTTCACCGACAACCTCGCGCCGGGCGCATCGGTCAAGCTCATGACCGACGGCATCCTGCTCGCGGAAACGCAAACCGACCCGCTGCTGAGCGCGTACGACACGATCATCATCGACGAGGCGCACGAACGCAGCCTGAACATCGACTTCCTGCTCGGCTATCTCAAGGAAATCCTGCCGAAGCGCCCGGACCTCAAGCTGATCGTCACGTCCGCGACCATCGACGCGCAACGCTTCGCGCGCCACTTCGGCAGCGACGAAAAGCCCGCGCCCGTGATCGAGGTCAGCGGGCGGCTATATCCGGTCGAGGTGCGCTACCGGCCGGTGGAGGAAGACAGCGCCGCCGTCAAATCGGCGCAAGGCACGCTGCAAAAGCGCAACGACCGCAAGGCGGACCGCGATTTGATGGAAGCCATCGTCGATGCCGTCGATGAACTCTGCCGCGTCGGTCCCGGCGACGTGCTCGTGTTCCTGCCCGGCGAGCGCGAAATTCGCGATGCCGCCGAGGCGCTGCGTAAGCACCATCCGCCGCATACGGAAATCCTGCCGCTGTTCGCGCGCCTTTCCGCTGCCGAACAGGAGCGCGTGTTCAAGGCGTCGAACGCGCGGCGTATCGTGCTCGCGACCAACGTCGCGGAAACGTCGCTGACGGTGCCGGGTATTCGCTATGTCGTCGATACCGGCATGGCGCGCGTGAAGCGCTATTCGTATCGCAACAAGGTCGAGCAGTTGCAGATCGAGTCGATCTCGCAGGCCGCCGCCAATCAGCGCGCGGGCCGGTGCGGGCGCGTCGCGGACGGCGTCTGCATTCGTCTCTACGACGAAGCCGACTTTCAGTCGCGCGTGCGCTTCACCGATCCCGAGATCCTGCGCTCGTCGCTCGCGGCGGTGATCCTGCGCATGAAGTCGCTGCATCTGACGGCGATCGAAACCTTTCCGTTCATCGAGCCGCCGCCGGGACGCGCGATCGCCGACGGTTACCAGTTGCTGAACGAACTCGGCGCCGTCGACGACGACAACGCGCTCACGCCGCTCGGCCGCGAACTCGCGCGGCTGCCGCTCGATCCGCGCGTGGGCCGCATGATTCTCGCCGCCCGCGATCATCACGCGTTGACGGAAGTGCTGATCATCGCGTCGGCGTTGTCGGTGCAGGACCCGCGCGATCGTCCGATCGAAGCGCAGGAGCAGGCGGATCAGGCGCATCGGCAGTTCGTCGACGAGCGCTCCGAGTTCCTGCAATGGACGCGCATCTGGAAGTGGTTCGACGAAGCCATTGCGCACAAGAAGTCGAATCGACAGTTGACCGATGCGTGCCGCGCCAACTTTCTCTCGCATCTGAGATTGCGCGAATGGCGCGACGTGCATTCGCAACTTCTCACGGTCGTGCGCGAACATGGCTGGCGTCTGAACGAATCCGACGCGACGTTCGAGCAAGTGCATCTTTCGCTTCTCACGGGGCTGCTCGGCAACATCGGCATGAAGGCCGACGACGAGCCGCATTATCTCGGCGCACGCGGCATCAAGTTCCACTTGTGGCCGGGTTCCGCGCTGCTGAAGAAAGCGGGCCGCTGGGTGATGGCGGGCGAACTCGTCGAGACGAGCCGGCTGTACGCGCGGACCATCGCGAAGATCGAGCCGGAATGGCTGGAAACGGTCGGGCCGCATCTGTTGCGCAAGTCGCTTTCCGAGGCGCATTGGGAGAAAAAGGCCGCGCAAGTGGTCGCGTATGAACGCGCGACGCTCTACGGTCTCACGGTCTACGGGCGGCGGCGCGTGAGTTACGGCCAGCAGGACCCGAAGTACGCGCGCGAGTTGTTCATTCGCGGCGCGCTGGTAGAAGGCGAGTTCGACACGCGTCTGCCGTTCTTTGCGCACAACCGCAAGCTGGTCGCGGACATCGAGCAACTGGAACACAAGTCGCGCCGTCAGGACGTGCTCGTGGACGACGAACTCATCCACGGCTTCTACGATTCGCTCGTGCCCGAAGGCATCTGGACCGGCGCGGCGTTCGAACGCTGGTATCGCGACGAGCAGCGCAAGGAGGGCGGCAAACAACTGCTGTTCCTTTCGCGCGACGACCTGATGCGTCACGAGGCCGCCGGCGTCACCACCGACCTGTTCCCGAAGCGCATGACGATGTCGGGCATCGAAATGACGCTCGCGTATCACTTCGAGCCGGGCGCGCCGCGCGACGGCGTGACGCTCACGGTGCCGCTTTATGGCCTGAATCAGATCGATGCGCGCCGCGTCGAATGGCTCGTGCCCGGCATGCTCAAGGAAAAGACGCAACTGCTCCTGAAGTCGCTGCCGCAAAAGCTGCGCCGGCATGTCGTGCCCTTGCCGGATTACGCGGCGGGCTTTGCCGAGCGCAACGCGGGGCCGAGGTTCGGCGCGGGCGCCTTGGTCGACGCGCTCATCGCCGATATTCGGGAGCAGACGCAAGTCGCCGTGAAGAGCGCGGATTTCAAGCTCGAAACGCTGCCCGCGCATCTCTTCATGAACTTCAAGGTGATCGACGAGCACGGCCGCCAGCTCGCGATGGGCCGCAATCTCGCGCAATTGCGCGCGGAACTCGGCGGTCAGGCGCAGCAGCATTTCCAGAAGCTGACGGCAAGCGCGGCTTTCGATGC
Encoded here:
- a CDS encoding response regulator transcription factor — protein: MIRVLIADDHAIVRSGFKQFVADEPDMEVAAEASTGDETIAHVRVQAFDVVLLDIAMPDKNGVDTLRVIKQIRPEQGVLMLSGYPESQYAINLLKAGANGYLNKDAAPEEIVRAIRTVARGHRYLSEFIADALADKLDKPAAERPHEALSEREFQVFCKLAAGRIPTEIAEELHLSVKTVSTYRARVLEKMRLANNADLTYYAIKNGLIE
- a CDS encoding response regulator, translated to MGKHIITDDRAQQREARDTPLAVLLIEDSPLIRRSLTEAIDALGPWRVTAFAEAPDEAIALLSSQRFHAVIIDLQLRHGSGIEVLAWLQESGKASIHDEAFVAVLTNHALPTYRERCQQYGVRHFFDKSLEFDRVLDALCRHARERQGERG
- a CDS encoding MFS transporter encodes the protein MTASSDSSSHHQHYSRATLWLLATIAGVSVANIYFNQPLLGDFRGSFPGSAYLIGAVPAATQLGYALGMLVLAPLGDRFDRRLLILLQLAALGVALVVACVAPTLAVLIAASLAIGVVATIAQQAVPFAAELAPAAERGHAVGTVMSGLLLGILLARTVSGFVAEYFGWRAVFGASVIATIVLAVVVVARLPKSRPTSTLPYGKLLVSMWHLAVENPGLREASLTGGALFAAFSAFWSLLTLLLAGEPFHMGPQAAGLFGIVGAAGALAAPLAGKSADRRGPRAVITLSIGLVALSFVVFAFSARSIAGLVIGVIVLDIGVQAAQISNQSRIYALKPEARSRVNTVYMVAYFIGGALGSALASLAWHAMGWTGVCVVGLAATALAAFSHWRGREAADSLAGSGGGDR
- a CDS encoding metallophosphoesterase family protein, producing the protein MTLIGLISDTHNLVRPEALEALRGSAHIIHAGDICKREVLDTLAQLAALTVVRGNNDIGDDVAMLPEHARIDLAGATIHVVHDIADVPKALDGVHVVVTGHSHKPLVEKRNGVLFVNPGSAGPRRFKLPITVGLLEIGETSDSEDTDIKARIVTLIE
- the proP gene encoding glycine betaine/L-proline transporter ProP, which encodes MNASHDGLWRKRGASNQASDMTLDDITIVDQSLLKRAVGAMAIGNAMEWFDFGVYSYIAVTLGKVFFPSSSPAAQLLATFGTFAAAFLVRPIGGMVFGPLGDRIGRKRVLAMTMIMMAVGTFCIGLIPSYATIGVMAPVLLLAARLLQGFSTGGEYGGAATFIAEFSPDKKRGFMSSFLELGTLVGYVLGAGVVAVLTAALSEQALLSWGWRIPFMIAGPLGLIGLYIRMKLEETPAFQREAEKAEAVSHETTKQQFRETLVQQWKPLLQCVGLVLIFNVTDYMALSYLPSYLSATLKFNETHGLFIVLVVMVLMMPLTLFAGRLSDTIGRKPVMLAGCVGLLLLSIPALSLIRLGTVPSIFAGMMILGALLSCFTGVMPSSLPALFPTKIRYGALAIGFNVSVSLFGGTTPLVTAWLVDKTGNLMMPAYYLMGASIIGIVSVLALRETAKKPLKGSPPAVASHSEAHAILRGHREAAEMDGSFPENTVRA
- a CDS encoding oxidative damage protection protein; amino-acid sequence: MARMIQCAKLGKEAEGLDFPPLPGELGKRIYETVSKEAWQGWLKQQTMLINENRLNMADPRARQYLLKQTEKYFFGEGADTATGYVPPQS
- the argA gene encoding amino-acid N-acetyltransferase → MNSPTDLAIPSQPAAVEAEAPNPHAQFVDWMRSVAPYIHAFRNKTFVVAFGGELVQEGRLNALVQDVGLLHAMGIHVVLVHGSRPQLDEQLSLHGVESSFSHGLRITDARALESAKEAAGEVRLDIEAAISQGLPNTPMAHAHISVVSGNFVTARPVGILDGVDFQHTGVVRKIDGDSIRQSLASNKLVLLSSLGFSPTGEAFNLSMEDVASAAAIALRADKIIFVTEIPGLEDQENELVREMSLDDAYRLHESGELQGDTAFYLKHAIRACRGGVARAHIIPYKLDGSVLLELFLHDGVGTMISYENLESLREATPDDVGGILTLIEPLESDGTLVRRGRHQIERDIDHFSVIEHDGVLFGCAALYPYTQERIGEMACLTVAPEAQGSGDGERLLKRIEQRARARGLTRIFVLTTRTEHWFLKRGFVKVTVDDLPEDRRRLYNWQRKSLVLMKQL